In Kineosporia sp. NBRC 101731, the DNA window CGGGTACTACCCGCCAGCTTGTCGATCTCGGCGCGGTGCAGCAGCAGCTTGCGGCGCCGGCGCGGGGAGTGGTTGTTCCACGTGCCCTGGAAGTACTCCGGGATGTGCACGTGCTCCAGCCAGGCCTCACCACGATCGATCTGGGCGAAGCCGTCGGCCAGGGAAGCCCTTCCCTGGCGCAGGGCCTTGACCTCGGTACCGGTGAGCACGATGCCCGCCTCGTACGTGTCGTCGATGTGATAGTCGTGCCGTGCCTTGCGGTTGGACGCAACCACCTTCTTGCCAGTTTCCCTGGGCACGCCTACCTCACCTCTTCCGCCGAATGCCGAAGAGCAAGTCTATGAGGTGGCGCAGCCCCTGCCCACTTCATTACCCCGGGTTACGCGGTGAGCGTCGTACGGGGAGAGCATCAGAGCCAGCCCATCGGATCGGTGGTGCCGCCGTTCACCCACACCTCGAAGTGGAGGTGGCAGCCGGTCGACAGGCCCGTGGTGCCGGAGTATCCGATCAGCTGGCCCCGGCTGACCTGGCCGGAGTGAACGCTGATGCGGCTGAGGTGGTTGTACGACGTGGCCACGCCGGCTCCCCGGAGCCGTCCGTGGTCGACCACGATCTGGTTGCCGTAACCGCCCGACCAGCCCGCCCGCACGATCGACCCGGAGGCCGCCGCCCTCACCGGAGTACCGCAGGGAGCACCGAAATCGGTGCCCGTGTGCAGCTTCCGGTAGTTCAGGATCGGGTGGTAGCGCCAGCCGTAGCTCGAGGTGATCGGGGCGCCGACCGGGTAGGACAGGGTCGACCCGCCCGGCGCCGCTTCCGGCTCCGCGTCGTCGGCGGCCCGGGCCCGGGCGGCCGCGGCCCGCTCCCGCAGGATCCGGGCGAGCTTCTCCTGCTCGGCCTCGGCCGCGTCGATCCGCTTCTGCTCGGCGGCCTTCCTCGCGGAGATGACCCGGACCGCCGCGCCGCGCACGTCGACGAGCTTCTTGATCTCCTGTGTGGCCGACCGGGCCTGGGTGGTCGCGGCCTCGCGCTGCACCACGACCTGCGCGGCCTGTTCCTTGAGGTCGGCCACCTGCTTCCGGCCGGCGTCGAGTTTCGCCTTGCGGGCCCGAATCTCAGCCTGCTCGACGGCGAGCCGGTCGATGGCACCACCCTGGGCCCGCAGCACGTTCCCGGCCAGACCCAGCCGATCGGTGAACTGTTCGGGGGTCTGCGCGTTCAGGGCGATCGACAGCCCGGTCAGACCGGAACTGACATAGGCCTCACGGGCGATCCGGCCCAGCCGGTCCCGGGTCTCCTGTTCCTGCTCAGCACGCGACGCGAGGGCCCGTTGCGCCTTGTCGACCGCGGCGACCGCGAGCTCCAGCTCGTCGGCCAGCTGCTCGTCCCGCTGATCGGCCCGCCGCAGGGCTGCCTCGGCGACCTTCAGGCGGGAGTTGGCATCCGCGAGCCGCGCCTGGGCCGTCCGCAACCGGACCGCGGCCTCGACCAGATCGTCCGATGTTCCCTCGAGATCGTCGCGCAGCTGCTTGATCTCGTCGGCGAGCTTCGCCTGCTTGTCCCTGACCTCGTCCGCCGCCGCCGGGGTCGCGGTCTGCGCCACCTGCGTGACGCCGACCGCGAGAGCTGACCCGGCCACCATCAAGGCCGCGAAAAACCGGGTAGGACGGCCCGTCCTACCGGGTGCACCAGTGGTCCACCGCTTCATCCGCGTGCCTCCTGTCGCTGATCACCCCCATGAGCGGGTGGCAACATTGGTCACACACGGTACAGGGGTGACTACACCTTGAGGTATCGCTGCAGCGCCAGGAAGGCTGACACGCCAGCGATCCCCAGACCGATGATGAACAGCCACGGCACGACCGTCAGGGCATCGCCCACGTCCACGTAGTTCGTGAAGGTCAGCTGCTTGGCCAGCCGGCCCTGGATCTGGAACTTGGTCACGCCCACCAGCGCCACCGAGGCCAGGGTGGCGCCGACCGCCGCCGCGATCATGCTCTCCAGGATGAACGGGAGCTGGATGAAGAAGTTCGAGGCCCCGACCAGGCGCATGATGCCGGTCTCGCGACGGCGGGTGAAGGCCGTCAGCCGGATCGTGGTCGCGACCAGCAGCACCGAACACAGCAGGGTGATCACGGCGAGCAGCCAGGATCCCAGCTTGAGCTGATTCAGCAGCGCGAACAACCGGTCCAGTACCTCGTTCTGGTTCTGGACCGACTCCACGCCCTGGGTGTTCTTGAAGTAGTCCGAGACCACCTTGTACTGCTCGGGATCCTTCAGGTCGACCCGGTACGACTCCGGCATCTGGTCAGCGGTCACGTTGTCGGCGAGAGCGCTGTCCTTGCTCTGTTCCTTGAAGTGCTCGAAGGCCTGCTCCCGCGACTCGAAGAAGACCTCCTTCACGTAACCCTGGAGCTGCGGCGACTTGAGGTTGGCCTCGATCTGTTCCTTCTGCGCGTCGGTGGCCACCCCGTCGGCACAGCTGGCCGCGATCGAGTCCTTACCGCACAGGAAGATCGACACCTGGACCCGGTCGTACCAGTAGTCCTTCATGGTGTCGACCTGGCGCTGGGCGAGGAAACCGAGCCCGACGAGGAAGAGGGAGACGACGGTGACGAGGACGACCGAGATGGCCATGGCCAGGTTGCGGCGCAGGCCGATGACGATCTCATCGAGAATGAACTGGAAACGCATGTTTTTTCAGTTGCTTTCTACCGGGAGTATCCGTAGACGCCGCTGACTTCGTCGCGCAGCATGTTGCCGTTCTCAAGTTCGATGACGCGCTTGCGCATCTGGTTCACGATCTCGTGGTCGTGGGTGGCCATCACGATCGTGGTGCCGGTCTTGTTGATCCGGTCCAGCAGCCGCATGATGCCGACGCTGGTGTTCGGGTCGAGGTTTCCGGTCGGCTCGTCGGCCAGCAGGATCGCCGGCCGGTTCACGAACGCCCGGGCGATCGCTACACGCTGCTGCTCACCACCGGAGAGCTCGTGCGGGAACCGCTGTTCCTTGCCCGCCAGGCCGACCAGCTCGAGCACCTCAGGAACGGTGTGCGCGATGGCGTGCCGCGGCTTGCCGATGACCTGCAGGGCGAACGCGACGTTCTCGAAGACCGTCTTGTTCGGCAGCAGGCGGAAGTCCTGGAAGACCGCGCCGATGGTGCGGCGCAGGTGCGGCACCTTCCAGCTGGACAGCTTCGCCACGTCCTTGCCGGAGACCCGGACCACACCCTTGGTGGCCTTCTCCTCACGCAGCGCAAGGCGCAGGAACGTGGACTTACCCGAGCCGGAAGCTCCCACGAGGAAGAGGAACTCGCCCTTGCCCACCTCGATGCTGATCGAGTTGAGCGCTGGGTGCTTGCTGCCGGGGTAGACCTTGGTGACGTCGTCGAATCGGATCACGGCTGAGACCTCGGCCGCCGTCGGGGACTGGGAACGTGCTCGCGGCCGGTCCGAAGTCTAGGGGGCTTCACGAGTGCGGAGGGGGACTCATCGGGCCCAGGTGCGTTGTAAATGTGAACCTGTGCAGGTCCTGTGGCCCTAGAGGCGCCAAAAACTACGGACGGCGAAGAGTCGGTTACCTCTTCGCCGTCCGGGGGTCACGTGCTTACGCCGGCTGCTCCTGCGACTTGCGCCAGCGGATGCCCGACTCCAGGAACTCGTCGATGGCACCGTCGAACACGGCCGAGGGGTTACCCGACTCGTACTCCGTGCGCAGGTCCTTCACCATCTGGTACGGGTGCAGCACGTAGGAGCGCATCTGGTTGCCCCAGCTCGAACCGCCGTCGCCCTTCAGCCCGTCCAGCTCGGCCTGACGATCCTGGCGAGCCTTCTCCAGCAGCTTGGCCTGCAGCACCCGCATCGCCGACACCTTGTTCTGCAGCTGCGACTTCTCGTTCTGACAGGTCACCACGATGCCGGTGGGGAGGTGCGTGAGGCGGACCGCCGAGTCGGTGGTGTTGACCGACTGCCCACCCGGGCCGGAGGAACGGTAGACATCGACACGGATGTCGTTCTCCGGGATCTCGATGTGGTCGGCCTCCGCCACCACCGGCAGCACCTCGACGCCGGCGAAGGACGTCTGACGGCGGCCCTGGTTGTCGAACGGGCTGATCCGCACCAGCCGGTGCGTGCCCTGCTCGACCGAGAGCGTGCCGTAGGCGTAGGGCGCGTCCACGCGGAACGTCGCCGACTTGAGGCCGGCCTCTTCCGCATAGGAGGTGTCGTAGACCTCGGTCTTGTAGGAGTGCCGTTCGGCCCAGCGCAGGTACATCCGCAGAAGCATCTCGGCGAAGTCGGCGGCGTCAACGCCTCCGGCCTCCGACCGGATCGTGACCACGGCCTCACGGGCGTCGTACTCACCCGACAGCAGCGTGCGGACCTCGAGCTCGCCCAGCGCCGTGCGGGTCGCGGCCAGCTCGGTCTCCGCCTCGGCCAGGGTGTCCGCGTCGTCCTCACCCTGGGCCAGCTCGACCAGCACCTCGAGGTCGTCCACGCGGGCCGACATCTTTTCCAGGCGCTCGAGCTCGGACTGCAGGTGGGAGAGCTTCGACGTGACGACCTGGGCCTTGTCCGGGCTGTCCCACAGGTCGGGGGCCACGGCCTGCTCGGAGAGCTCGGCGATCTCGGAGCGGAGCTGGTCCAGGTCACTCACCTTGAGGATGGACTCCAGGGTGCTGCGCAGTGCGCGGATCTCGCTGGGAAAGTCGGTGGCCACGTTGATCGAGGTTACGCGTTATCGGGCCCAAACACAGAGTCGGCATGTCGGTCGGCACCGGTGAGCAGGGCCGGAACACTCTCGCGCACACACAGGAGCCGCACTGCACCGATGTTGCAGGGGTCACACAAAAAGACCTTTGGTCCGCTTATGACCGATTTACAGTGACTAGTGGCGCTCGGAGATACGCGCAGCACCACTGGATATTCCCGGTCGGTGCTCCAGCTGCGTCACGGCGTCGGTACGAGCTCCCGGCCGCGCGTCCTGGATGAATCCGGACGCGCGGCTGGGCTCCAACTCCCACAGGGGCTCCCATTCCCCGATCCCCGAGTCGCTCTCACGCTTCCCGGTTCACGGCGAAGAGCCTGCCCCCGTCCTACGGGTTCCGCATCTCGAGCCGTGCCGGCGAACGGCTACAGCCCGAGCGAGTCGAGGTCGTCCGGTTCGGCGCCCCGGCACAGGTCGGCGAAAGTGACCTGGAGAGCACGGCAGATCATCGGGATCTCCTGGACCAGGATCCGCCGGTTGCCCTTCTCGGCGTCGTGCGCCTGGCTGAGCGACCAGCCGACCAGCGCGCCGAATTCCTCCTGGGTCAGCCCCAGGCGCGACCGCTCGCCGCGGATGTTCCGCGCCACGATCCGCCCCAGGTCCGCCACGCGCCCGACCGTAAATGGCCCGCCAGGTGAGGGAGTAGCAGAAAGCGGCTTGATTTGGTGTTTCCCCAAACGGTACGGTGAATCACCAAGCCAGTTCGGTCAATGGCAAATGGCTCCAGACCGGTTCCGGCCCGCCGGTTGACCTCCCTCCGTCCTGGCGGGTCGGAACCACACCATCCGAAGTTCTGTGTGCCGATCGCCCGTGATGGCTGTCAGCACTGACTACCCGTACTGATGTCCGTACTGATTTCCCAAGAGGAGTTGCATGCAGGCCGGCGAAACCGCCCATCAGATCCAGGCCCATCTCCGGAGCTGCGGGGTCGTGGTCCATCTGGCCACATCCGTTCCCCGTGAGCCAGGTCGGCCGTTCGGCATCGTCGTGTTCCTCGAAGAGGTGCTGGCCCAGCACGAGCTGGCGCGCGACTGTGTGATGCGGCTCCCTGGGGTGCTGGAGGTGACTTTCTCGTC includes these proteins:
- the ftsX gene encoding permease-like cell division protein FtsX, with amino-acid sequence MRFQFILDEIVIGLRRNLAMAISVVLVTVVSLFLVGLGFLAQRQVDTMKDYWYDRVQVSIFLCGKDSIAASCADGVATDAQKEQIEANLKSPQLQGYVKEVFFESREQAFEHFKEQSKDSALADNVTADQMPESYRVDLKDPEQYKVVSDYFKNTQGVESVQNQNEVLDRLFALLNQLKLGSWLLAVITLLCSVLLVATTIRLTAFTRRRETGIMRLVGASNFFIQLPFILESMIAAAVGATLASVALVGVTKFQIQGRLAKQLTFTNYVDVGDALTVVPWLFIIGLGIAGVSAFLALQRYLKV
- the ftsE gene encoding cell division ATP-binding protein FtsE; translation: MIRFDDVTKVYPGSKHPALNSISIEVGKGEFLFLVGASGSGKSTFLRLALREEKATKGVVRVSGKDVAKLSSWKVPHLRRTIGAVFQDFRLLPNKTVFENVAFALQVIGKPRHAIAHTVPEVLELVGLAGKEQRFPHELSGGEQQRVAIARAFVNRPAILLADEPTGNLDPNTSVGIMRLLDRINKTGTTIVMATHDHEIVNQMRKRVIELENGNMLRDEVSGVYGYSR
- a CDS encoding peptidoglycan DD-metalloendopeptidase family protein, yielding MKRWTTGAPGRTGRPTRFFAALMVAGSALAVGVTQVAQTATPAAADEVRDKQAKLADEIKQLRDDLEGTSDDLVEAAVRLRTAQARLADANSRLKVAEAALRRADQRDEQLADELELAVAAVDKAQRALASRAEQEQETRDRLGRIAREAYVSSGLTGLSIALNAQTPEQFTDRLGLAGNVLRAQGGAIDRLAVEQAEIRARKAKLDAGRKQVADLKEQAAQVVVQREAATTQARSATQEIKKLVDVRGAAVRVISARKAAEQKRIDAAEAEQEKLARILRERAAAARARAADDAEPEAAPGGSTLSYPVGAPITSSYGWRYHPILNYRKLHTGTDFGAPCGTPVRAAASGSIVRAGWSGGYGNQIVVDHGRLRGAGVATSYNHLSRISVHSGQVSRGQLIGYSGTTGLSTGCHLHFEVWVNGGTTDPMGWL
- the prfB gene encoding peptide chain release factor 2, yielding MATDFPSEIRALRSTLESILKVSDLDQLRSEIAELSEQAVAPDLWDSPDKAQVVTSKLSHLQSELERLEKMSARVDDLEVLVELAQGEDDADTLAEAETELAATRTALGELEVRTLLSGEYDAREAVVTIRSEAGGVDAADFAEMLLRMYLRWAERHSYKTEVYDTSYAEEAGLKSATFRVDAPYAYGTLSVEQGTHRLVRISPFDNQGRRQTSFAGVEVLPVVAEADHIEIPENDIRVDVYRSSGPGGQSVNTTDSAVRLTHLPTGIVVTCQNEKSQLQNKVSAMRVLQAKLLEKARQDRQAELDGLKGDGGSSWGNQMRSYVLHPYQMVKDLRTEYESGNPSAVFDGAIDEFLESGIRWRKSQEQPA
- a CDS encoding helix-turn-helix transcriptional regulator encodes the protein MADLGRIVARNIRGERSRLGLTQEEFGALVGWSLSQAHDAEKGNRRILVQEIPMICRALQVTFADLCRGAEPDDLDSLGL
- the smpB gene encoding SsrA-binding protein SmpB; its protein translation is MPRETGKKVVASNRKARHDYHIDDTYEAGIVLTGTEVKALRQGRASLADGFAQIDRGEAWLEHVHIPEYFQGTWNNHSPRRRRKLLLHRAEIDKLAGSTREGGYTLVPLQLYFKDGKAKVEIALARGKKHWDKRQTLRERQDKRESDRAMSLRANR